The following are from one region of the candidate division WOR-3 bacterium genome:
- a CDS encoding T9SS type A sorting domain-containing protein has translation AMKGGDKPNYFARYSIADGNWAEVAQLPEVDSFWAGTAKKGKKFYVKDGGALVVAGNAIYAIKGGGVPYLYWYGINQNSWLLVDTVPKVDNNKKSVPKTGASMAYLGGAIYLLKGNNTPEFWRYGIGGGEVARVLPVTTPSVATERTESKALFSLDVTPNPLTKLATVRYNVPQTGRVSLKLYDASGRVVSTLYEGTLEAGTYTMTVDATRLARGVYFLKYEQGTEKAEVKLLVR, from the coding sequence GCGATGAAAGGCGGCGATAAGCCGAATTACTTTGCTCGGTATAGCATTGCGGATGGAAATTGGGCAGAGGTTGCGCAGCTTCCTGAGGTTGATAGTTTCTGGGCTGGTACAGCTAAGAAGGGTAAGAAGTTCTATGTTAAGGATGGTGGTGCGTTGGTGGTGGCGGGCAATGCGATATATGCGATAAAGGGTGGTGGTGTGCCGTATCTGTATTGGTATGGTATCAATCAGAACAGCTGGTTGCTTGTCGATACGGTTCCGAAGGTTGACAATAACAAGAAGTCGGTACCTAAGACTGGTGCTTCAATGGCTTATCTGGGTGGTGCGATCTATCTCTTGAAGGGTAATAACACTCCAGAGTTCTGGCGCTATGGCATTGGCGGTGGTGAGGTGGCTCGAGTCCTGCCGGTGACTACTCCTTCAGTAGCTACAGAGCGCACTGAGAGCAAGGCACTCTTTAGTTTGGATGTGACGCCGAATCCGCTGACGAAGTTAGCCACGGTGCGTTACAATGTACCGCAGACTGGTCGGGTGAGTCTGAAGCTTTACGATGCTTCTGGTCGGGTTGTGAGCACGCTGTATGAGGGCACACTTGAGGCTGGTACTTATACCATGACTGTTGATGCTACGCGGTTAGCTCGTGGTGTCTACTTCTTAAAGTATGAGCAAGGCACTGAGAAGGCTGAAGTCAAGCTTCTGGTGCGTTAA